The Carassius gibelio isolate Cgi1373 ecotype wild population from Czech Republic chromosome A1, carGib1.2-hapl.c, whole genome shotgun sequence region TTTAAATAAGACCCAATATGGATATGTTTGTGTCCCCTGTTGAATTTTCCTCATAACCTCAGAGGAACAGGCTTTTAATCACTCACTCCTTCAGAGCTCTATTTCTGGAGGCTGAAGTAAGCATATGTGGCCATTTCTTCAGCCCGCCTCGCTAGAGAGTTTGCACACAGACTGATAGGAGAGAGGGAACAGCAGAGAGTGCTTTTGCACAATTATACTCTGCCAATTACTGAATCTCAGCTCCACAGAGACACACACtaaaaaactattacaaatggAGCATCTAAGCCATGGTAAATCACCTTTGAAGCTAATCTgaacacatattatgtaaaaccATTATGATGGAGATGATGAGACCGAGCGCACAGGGTGTGTTTTATTTTCCTGGCTGATAACTGGCATTGTTTGAAGATTTTAAATAGCAGACACATTTTCTCTTAGCACTCACCATGATTAAAGGGCTATCCTGAAAGCATATACGTTTTTCCTCACATACTTTTCCCTCACATTTTCTCTTGAATGCTCTTTATGAAGGTGCTTTTGTCTatctttctctgtttctgtttttcttatTTCTTCTTTTGTCCTGTGAACCTCTTTCAAACCACATTCTTCACATTCACTCAATTAATTTTACTCTACAGATCTGCTAGCAGATGGGAAGAGGAAGAGAGCacttgctttgttttttatttatgtcacTCCAGCGATAGCAGACCCTCTCTCTCAGAGAAGCAGGTGCTTGTGGGTGATAAGAACTACCTGTCAACTGGTTCACTCTTACCTGTCACATTCAGGATGCTGTGGAGCGCTAGACACGGTCAGACCACTGCAGTTTGTGTGGCTGTGTACATTGAATGAGTAATGCATGTGTTAAGTAAAATCAAAGCAAATAATCACATAGAAAATCCTTGGTTTATTTAATACCTCAATTAAGGttcattcaatttatttttatgaattatattcaattagttttagttttattaattcaaatcaaacattttttgtttcatggaggtacaataaaaatgaacattagttaatgcatgagTTATCAGTATGATCAATGATcagtattttacagcatttattaacacAGTGTATACACAATTCCATTATAAATAAGGTAAAATTAAGCTTAGTTATTGGTAAAAACAAAAGGAGAGATGGTTTGCAGGCTGGGTAAGAATGACTTAGTCACAAAAATTAAATTGagtccaaataaataaaaatgcatttgctgttGTATACATTAAAGTTGTTAAAGTAACTGTACATTTGGGATTATGCTgaaataaatgctaaaattaaGCTAATAAAAAATGCTggggtttccatgttttatggggacatGGGGATTTTTTGTACTTTATATGCCCTTACCACCTCACataactttctgcatttttagattttccaaAAACGACCTCATGCATGATTTATGAGCTTGTTTCCTCAtgggaccacaaaaaaaaaaaaaaaaaaaaaaaaaaaaaatgtcctaaaTTTACTGGCATTACTATACTTGTGGGAACATTTATAGGGAATACcaggacaacacacacacacacacacacctaagtGGAAAGCCCTTTAAATCAAAAGGGAAATCAAGCTCATTGCAAAACTGAAATTCCATTTAAGTGTAACATGATGCTAACAAAGAAATTAAACGGGAACTATCACCCACAGCAGTGAACTCCTTCAAACCCCAGAGTGCTTGAGAAGCTGGAAAAGTAATGGGATTTTTGTGTGGGAGTAGCATATTTCACAACAGGCTTTGGGTTCACTCCAGGCTAGCCTGGCTCTGGGTCCACTTTCTCTTAGTGTTATTAAATCTTATCTCATGTTATTCCATCAACATTATCCTTGCAAACTTACCCTCTGATGATCGGCCTCATCTTTCAGGCACAAACCATCTGGATGTGTTTTCAGCCACCATAGTCACACAAGATGTTAATCACACCCACAACATTATGTAGCAAGCAAGATAAAGAATGCAAACAAAGCAGTTTTCCTGAGAAAAACATGCGGTACAACATAGAGATGCTTACACTATCAGTTAGTGACAGAAGTTGTCTCTTGAATAATTTatggattttcttttctttctttacatGTTATGACCTGATATTTTGTCTGGGTGTTGTGAGATATTTGGGTTTGTTGTAATAATTGTACTGGTGGGGTGGATGCTCTTTAGAGTGTCCAATAAATATGAAAGATGTATAATACAGGTGCAACCCTTTTAATGGGGAAAGAGGAAACAGTTTCCCATCCTTCCCTTAAACTTCCTCAAACTGGACAGGGAGAATTATGGAGTTAAAGTATACTTCCcactaatatttaacatttaaaagacaATTGCACATTGATACGATTGAGTAAACATGCCTTCACACGTGACATCACACAGAAGAACAACAAGAACTGCACGCAATGAGCCCAGTTCTGTACTCAGCTGATCTTTCTGCGACAGGAGTTTTAGTGAATTATTTACTAAAGGCTGCAGTGCAGAGGAAAAAGCGTGTATTTAAGTGGTTTGTGCACCTACATTTTCAGATTTCAGTATTCGATACGGAAAATCTAGTATATTTATAAAATCCTCCTTTTTGAAACCTTCATTGTTAGAGTGTAAAGTAAAGTCATTCCACAGAGATTCAGTTTATCTGTTTGCAAATCACATTACAATGCCCATTTCATttactatatttatatacattcagGCCATTTACAACATTAATAAATGAACCAGTCCTCCACCATAGTACACAATATCCTTTAATGTACTTAAAAACACATCATGGCTTTTGATCTTAACTGAAAGCACATTATTTTACATCTATAATGGATGAAAAGAGTTTGATATTTTTCAAATGCTAGCcagcctgctgtgtgtgtgcctgtggCGCAGGAAAgctgaagggggggggggggggggggggtcaacctGTCTTCTCCTATTAACATAACTGAAGCCATAGCAGAACCACCAGTCTTCTTTTCCTCTTCTACTCTGGTTCTTATATGTGTTTcatgtatatttacattatttgattttaatatacaaagtaaatgaaagtctgtttacagtaaatttaaacatAATTAGTGTCCTCCTTATCTTTGATAAATTTGGGGTGTAATATTGGAAGTCATGGTTTACTTTGGTTGGATAGAGCAAACAGTATGTTGATTCTATGACATTTTATTAAGCCGCTTAATTTGATAAAGACATAAATATAGCATCAGATGAGATCCTGGATCAGACCAAATGTAGGTTTATTACTGTTGTTGATGCAATAAAGGACAAtatggtgtgagtgtgtgtgtgtgtgtgtgtgtgtgtgtgtgtgtcacgttTTCTTAAATTACTATTCCCACAAGGGTGGTAAAAGCTGAAATCACAACTGTGGGAACCAGCCATCAGTTGTCATGGGGAAAATGGCTTGTTAAACACTATATATTTCTTAAtgtaaatgcagaaatgtaaggacaggggatagaaaatatcattatttttgtataaaaacagTATTGTAAGTCTATGGAAATTCCCCACaatgacagaaaaacaaatacagtatgtataaaaaacatgtttattgcatccTACTTTGTTTGTGCGTGAAAAAAATGGCTAGAGGTGTCCGTGTGGATGTGATTCAGTTTTCTGGCTCACAGTGTACAGAGCAGTACACCTCTATATACAAAATAAGCAACCTCATCCTGACTTCTAGGCATCCTGttatgtaatctctctctctctttatacaTATGAAaatagagagggaaaaaaaagaccAAGGTATGCCCTGACTGTTGACATCTTAAGTGACTCTGGCATCACCACTTTATTGCGTAACATCCTCCAAGGGTCTGAACATGTGACCAAAAAGGTTTCCTTCTTTACCACAGGACACTTCCTCTGCACTCAAATGAGGGTTTCCATCAACGTACTGTAAAATAGCTATGATCAGAGCCAATAGCTAATCATATAATGAGAGCACTACACCTATTATCTCTTTAAGTGCTGTCAGAGTTTCTGGATATAGTGCTGTAATCTGTTTTATTTGGGGGGTTCCACCAATTTAATCACAACAGAGACATTTTTCAGTTCTATTCTGTCACAACATAATATATTTGGAAAGTGTTTTAACCTTATGCGTTAAAAAGCTAAATTTAAATGAAGAGATTACAGAATTTATGTTAACAAAAGAAGACAgacatttaatttatgtaatacaGATCATTTAACCAAGCTTTGGATGTATTTAGCAAAAGTCATCTGCAAACATAGCAGTTTTTGTTCATGTGATTTGTAGTTTACCTAAGTAGACTGTTTTTTCTCAGTATTCAATGAGTTATTCTTAAACATTTTTCTAGAAGAAAGAAAATTCTTGAGAGCCATCTTTAGTCCCATTGTACACTAGTACACACACCAGCAGCCACAAAGCACTACAATGGCAGATGTGTTTAAAAAATTGTCCTTGATgattaaagaagaagaagaaaaagactgGAAAAAGAGTCTAAAATAACTTTACAAGTTGCCATGGTGATGGTGAAAAAATAGCCCTGACATTACCTGCTGAGCGCagtcgtgcgtgtgtgtgtgtgtgcatgtgtgtgtctgtgtttgcatgtGCATAGAAAATAAACACGTGTTTCATTTGTTCTACCAAGACAGAAAGAAATGCAGAAAGAAATGGAAAATGTTGTGTACCTATAtcaaaaatgtctttaatgtacTATTTACTTAGTCCTGAGAGGCTATGCAATTTAAAAATTTCAGTAGGCCTATCTCTTAATTGCTCACTAATCACTACCTTTAGCTGTTTATTTCCATTCTGTCAACCCCATAATTAAAAGTTTTCTAAAAATTTactcaagatgtagatgagtttgtttcttcataggaaTAGATtgaaagaaatgtagcattacatcactgtgtgaatgggtgccgtcagaatgagagttcaaacagcagataaaaacatcacaataatccacaagactcaAATAGATCAActaacatcttgtgaaatgaaaagctgcgtgtttgtaataaacaaatcatcTGTAAACCGTTTTTAGCTTAAACCCGTTGCTTCCCATCTGAACGAAGAGAGAAAAATGTGCACACATCAAGCACCACAAATATGTTGGTGAACTTTTATGGgaaaggacaacaggggatggactttttcactggaggaagcgttattatggaatatggactggtattttggccagaagcgaaGTAAAAGTTATAccactttaaataatatttatttatttatttattttgtttacaaacACACAGTAGTTGGACTTGAGTCGTGTCCATTACTTGTGATGCTTTAACTCTCGCTATTGTGTATATAATCGAGCTTCGGGGGTAggctttacttatttttttaatgtcacaGAGCGCAACTGTATACCATGAATTCGTTTACTTTTGAGCAGAGCTTTGCAGCTTCCTTCGGCGTAAAGAACTCATATCTTCTATCAACAATCTCTCCCACTGGCCGAACTGCAGTTTGTCAAGCAAACGTCACATGCAATAAACTTGCTGCACGTGAGCCGGGAGCGCTCAGAGAATTCTAATACGCATGAGCGCGCGCACCGACAGCGCGCTCTCACTTCACCTTCTACTGTCGACCGTGTTGTATTACGGTGCCTAATTTAAATTCATACAAAGATTACAGTTTTAACTCCGTATATGCGGACGACGggattcagttcaattaaaggTGAAGATATGATGATAATCAAGTCAGTTAAAGGTATTTTCAGCACAATGGACAGCACTCCTCGACAATGACCGATACTTGACGGCGTTCATTTTTACCAAAGCACAATGGATAGCAGCAAAGATGAGCCACCGAGGACCCGAGGTGAGACAACGGACAATAGCTCACAACAAATCAGCTGCTATTGACATAGGACAGGAACATGAACTTGTTGGACATATTTCTAGAGTCGCTCATCGTTGTAATTGCAGTGGTGTCGCTCGTGGCGAACTTGCTAGTGTTACTATGTTTCACCTGCAGCGCACAAGTTCGTTCACAGGTGCCGGGGATCTTCATCATGAACCTCTCATTCTGCAACATCCTCATCACTGTTCTCAACATGCCTTCCACCCTACTTGGGGTCGTAAAACACCAAAAGCCTTTTGGCGACCACTTTTGTTATACAGTGAGTTTTATGGACACTTTCTTGACTACCAACACAATGTTGAGCATGGCAGCTCTCAGCATAGACCGCTGGATAGCCGTGGTTTTTCCTTTGACTTATTCCAGCAAAATGAGACTCAAGAATGCCGCACTAATGGTCAGCTATGCTTGGCTTCACTCGCTCGCATTCTCGCTCACTAGTCTGCTGCTGTCCTGGGTCGATTACAGCCCCGCGTACGCTTCTTGCACCTTGCACCTGAGAAACGATGCTGAGAGCCGTGTTCATTTCACGGTGTTCACCGCAGTGTTCCACGCATGTACTTTCGTCGTCTCGCTTTTGATCCTATGCTTTACCTACCTGAAAGTGCTACAAGTGGCGCGCTTTCATTGTAAGAGGATAGATGTAATAACGGTGCAGACGCTTTTACTACTTGTCGACATTCACCCAaggtacatttaaaacattatgtattaAAATGACAGTGctctattttacatattttaagcaTGTGTATTCGTGACTCGTCTTTGTAACTTTTTAGTGTGAAACAACGGTGCTTACTGGAGCAGAAGAAAAGGAGACAGAGGGCCACCAAGAAAATCGGCATATTCATCGGGTCGTTCGTCCTGTGCTTCGCCCCCTATGTCATAACACGGTATTAcattataacagttcattttggAGGAATGGATTGCTTGAAATAATACAAACAATATAGTTTCTGCGAGAACAGATActactttttaacatttaacatttaacatttttttttttacaagtatgtGTTCTCCCACGACAATAATAAGTTTATGTCTACAGTAGTACAGTtgtcacatttctttttttttttttttttgactccagTGAATATTTTGCCTGAGAGACAATATTACACATTTGTAAATCATCTTTTACATATGAGATGATTTGTGTCTATGGAAACAGATATTATTGTAATTCAATCGCAATAGTTAGTGTTCATATGAATAACAGTGCAAGGGACactgtttagctccaaccctaatcaaacaaacgTACTTGTGATTTtcaaatgatcctgaagacactgatatGACATTGATTAGGGAAAGTGAATCTCGCAAGCCAGATCTGAGGATCACTGACTTAAAGCAAGGCATATGataaagatattaaatatttaaactgttactgccctgtaaaataataataagattattaagaataatatttaataacagttTGTTGCAAGTAGGCCCTATTATGTaatttgattattaaataaacttcTGTATTAATGTGACTTTACACTGTGTGCTAGAAAAcactaatttataataatttgtttaacacatggccatgaatcatttatttcttaaacaCAATGCCATATTAAATGTTTCTATAATAATATAGATCATTCTTTTCTCCTAGACTGACTGAACTGTCTCCTTCAGTAAAAATCGACCATTATTGGGGGATCATAAGCAAGTGCTTAGTGTACAGCAAAGCTGCCTCTGACCCTTTTGTCTACTCCCTCTTACGCCGACAATATAAGAAGGTCCTTTTTGGAGTTTGCAACAGGATTTTGGGACGGAACTTATACAGACTTTCTGGTAACAGCAGTCCCTCAGGCATGGAGAATGAATGCTACTCACAAAGGGTTAACAAGCTGACGGAGGCTAACTGTCACTAGAGCAGGTGAAAAAGGCTGACAACTGACACCCTCAGAAATATGTGCTCAGCAGTGGTTTGGTTAATCAGTGGCTAAATGGCACACCGAACTGCCTATAATTTCTGAAATAATGGCGTATGTGTCATTTCTGTCTGTTATAACCTTGGTAGGTCAAAACGTTTGCCAATCTCTGGATCGCCATGAAGTTTTGCACACTCTGTTATAAATGTATGAATCTTTATTGACAACATAGTATTGTAATGTGTATTATAATGTATATTCTGAAAGAAATTATAGTAGAAGAGTAATATTTGTATAGGTATTTATCATTGTAAAAAGTGATGATCTGCACAAATAGCTATCTCTACCTGATTTAACCAATAACATTTAGTTTTGTTGTAAATAATTTAGACAGATTCATTGCTAAAGTGCCCTTTTGGTCCTATACAGGTTCCGCCAGAACTAAATTTTTATTGAGGGGACACTTCCAcgaaccctacccctaaacctacccctcacagaaaactttcagcatttttagattttcttaaAACTGAATTCTGTATGTTTTCTAAGCTGTCAAAAATGACTGATATTACTATCCTTGTGTGATGTAAGGAATAccaggaccacacacacacacacacacacacacacaaaccataatAGTACATTGAATATCATGAAGACAAACCTACATCTCtcatgtaattaaataattaaatattcagaACTTTATTCAGCAGAGTGCATGCAGCCTTTGGCTGGGCCGCAAGGTTATTAAAACTTAAAGCTGCTCCAGTGTTAATTTATAATGCTAAAAGGTGAAATTTAGCCCTAGTTTCAAAATTCAGTTTCTGCTTGATTCAGTATTATCTTCATCTGTTGACCTCATCAAACTGCAGTCAAATAGCTTTAGTTAGTCATGTTTGCAATTTAATTCAACACATTAAGTTAATAGATTTTACAGTGTATGTTTTGAAGTTCCATAAAGAGAAAGTCATAAAAATGTGCAGGTGTATAAATAGTACATTCTCCATCCACAGTGTAGGCAATGTGCTTTGACCCCTGTGCTCTTTGACCTATAATATGTGCTAACAAgaaaatatgttcaaatgaaaACACAAGTGACAACTTTTGTTCTCCAATTCTActccaatttttattttattttttttatcattattatttttactttataacaGCTCTAGAGAATAATGATTGGATTCTTAAATAACTCagtgtttttttcatatttgattgTGTTAATGTCTCATGCATTACAGTTTGGTCTTAAACAGTGAAGAGTAGGGCTTTATATACCCAGGTGGACACCTGCCTTTCTGAAAACAGTGCAGGCAACTACACAGAAACGACAcaccaagaaaaacaaaacaaatcaacaacaacaacaagaaaaaacagTGGTTTTGAAATATGCCTTTAAAGCAAAGGGGGTAAACGTGAAGTCAGGCTTGCCTAAAGGTCTGTAATTACAGAATGACATTGGGTCCCAGAAACAGCACAAAAGCTGCAGCTTACCGCGGAGAAACTTTTTGCTGTAATTTGATCACTTGGCAGCGCTGCTCGTGCAGGCAGGCTCTCCCTTAAGCGATGGGGGTAGCGGGACTTTTCGGAAGATGATCTTTGTAGGCTACGTCGTACCGACTGCCACATCATTCAGTTTATGGACAGCAAAATGCTGACGGTTTTAATACTTTTAAGCGCACTGGCGACATGCTTGAGCGTCCCAAGAAGATGTTCTCCAGGAGAAGCAGCAATAGGTAACATTATACATTCATTAGTGTTGCAACAACTTTAGTAGGCTATAGGTAACCCATGCAATTTTATTTGGAGAAAACAGGAGACGTTTACAATATATCCAAGTTACTTAGTCTTCAAATTTGAACGctcttttgaatttatttttaacgatcataaatacatttttaaatttgctttaaaatgcttaaaattaaataagctactAAAATTTCGATCAGTAGGTAAGCCTAAACTGTGACTAGAACTAGAAATtagtattgttgttattattacttaCTGCAACAAtcatattaatatatgtttttaatcagtgttttaaaatggtttactttatgaaggggaaaaaaaaagttcCCAGTATACTTTCAAACACTCTTTAGAAGTTGCATCTCATGAAGCTGGTTGGTTGAATACCCAGAAATGTGATCTAGGCAacggattggttatataacgggTTATATTGATTAGCAATATAAATGCTCAAATAATGTTTTGCTTGATTGCAAATGCACGCACCAATTGTGCAATGGATTGAAATTGTCACGCAATATTCGTGCAGAACGACGTCTTTCTTTCCACTCTGTACTCTACTGCCATCTAGCCTTCAGACACCAGACTTCAGCTGATGTAACTGCCTCTgtgtataattgtttttttaggAAGATGCAGAACACCTGCAGAAGAGAGtaagtatttcatttttttctattatgCATACTGGGTCAGATTACCGACTATAAAGTTACATATacataattgttatattgttCTTGCATGGTTTTCTAAAATTTATAGTGCAAAAACATCTAGTGTTTCACAGCTCTAGCCTGTAAGGTAAGGGGGAAAAAGGTACTTCGAATACCAAACACCGCTGCAAGATGGGACTTGTCTATTCATTACTGTAGAAAGAGATAGGCATGATATATTCTCGAAGACCTTAGGGTTAACTAGTGAAAGATTTGAGAAAGCATATGCAAAGGTACAGTCTATAATTAGTTTAAAAGAGCCGAATTATTAATGTGatatattaaaggaacagtttactcaaaaatgtaaaCTCACCATCAGGCCgagatgtacatgagtttgtttcttcattggaacagttTTAGAGAGATTTATcattacatcagttgctcaccGTTGGATCCTTTACTATGAGTGGGAACTGTCAGAATAAGTCCAGACTCCAgagagctgataaaagcatcagaaTAATCCACATTACACAATTCTCCAGTCCACCAGTGTGAAGCAAAAGTCAACATGCTTGTAAGAAAGAAATATTGTACATCATTAAGGGATTCTGAACTGtcacttctggacaaaatatatagTCCATATTCTTATTCATAATAATGTTTCCTCCAGTGTAAAAGCTGTTTTATCAGCtctttgaactctcattctgacggcacccattcactgcaggggatccactggtgagcaagtaaagctacatttctctaaatctgtttttATGAAGCAACAAACTCATATACATTTCGGGTTAAATGTTTCTATGAACTATTGAACTATTCTGTCAAAAGAAAAAGCAATACTGTACTCATTATGAGTGTAACATACAATGAACTGTATTTATTACTAACAGGCTGAATAGGTGAAGCATTCTTTCTTGAAACtttcaaatattatataaacttGATACATTAGGCCCTCGCTTTAAAATGTAGTATCAAAACATTCCACTGCGGATGACATTTCACAAAATGTTCCGGTCCAAGAACTGGGAGCAGACAGAAATATTGATATAAACTTTGACTCTTAAAGTTTCCATATTAAATTTAAACACTGCTAGACCTTACTGTGAGACATTCTTTCTAAATGAATTTCTTTCTCTCGCGTGGCTAGCGCAGTGTACGGAGATGGTGCTTGGTTACTGTCAGGATGTGCCCTATAGCCACACCACATTCCCCAACATTGTGGGCCATCGTTCACGGCAGGATTTAGAGATGGGTGCCGAGTACCTGCTCTTGAGCGTGATCCACGCGCTGCTGAATGGAGAGTGTTCTCCAGACCTCCGTCTGTTGGGCTGCTCAGTGTTGGCTCCCCGTTGTCAAGATAACAGAATAATGAAGCCGTGCCGTAGCTCATGTGAGATGGTGAAAAAGAGCTGTATTCATGCCTTTGAGGCCATCCAAATGGCATGGCCTTACTTTCTGGACTGCGACCGATTCTTTGTTGGCAGTGAGGAGGGCTGTTATGACCCACTGTCAGAGTTAAGAGGTAAGAGTTGTGAGGAAATCACAGTAAAACTACAGGTAAGATCAATTATTAACTAATAGGTTTAGATGCTTAGTCAATACtatatttaatgattatttattacatacttattatttgtttatttaatgaatGTCATGTAAAAATCACGTAAATTGAGGTCATCCTGACAGTTGTGATAATAAATAGGTTTATAAATTCatgatgttttattctttttaaggATAAGGGGTATATGACCTTT contains the following coding sequences:
- the LOC128016879 gene encoding G-protein coupled receptor 26 — translated: MNLLDIFLESLIVVIAVVSLVANLLVLLCFTCSAQVRSQVPGIFIMNLSFCNILITVLNMPSTLLGVVKHQKPFGDHFCYTVSFMDTFLTTNTMLSMAALSIDRWIAVVFPLTYSSKMRLKNAALMVSYAWLHSLAFSLTSLLLSWVDYSPAYASCTLHLRNDAESRVHFTVFTAVFHACTFVVSLLILCFTYLKVLQVARFHCKRIDVITVQTLLLLVDIHPSVKQRCLLEQKKRRQRATKKIGIFIGSFVLCFAPYVITRLTELSPSVKIDHYWGIISKCLVYSKAASDPFVYSLLRRQYKKVLFGVCNRILGRNLYRLSGNSSPSGMENECYSQRVNKLTEANCH